The Filimonas lacunae genomic sequence TGCGGCGGAAAGTGAATGAGATACTATATAATTGGATAGATGACTGGGGAATAAAGACCATTGAAGTAAAAGGCACCTTGATAAACCGGAAGAAACAGGTACTGGATGCTATAAAGCAACAGGCAAATCATCTTTGATAAGTACCATCACTCCCGCTTATCTCCAGCCTTTCTAAAAGAAGACTGTTGCCCGATTCTAAAAGGGAGACAACCCTCTTTGCAATAAGAGTTATTAAGTTTACTTAGGTGGGTAATATCCTGTCTCTTACTACTATAAACTATAAAATCAGTAAAGCAAAAGCAGGTAAAAATTGCCTGTGTTGGTAAAAACAACGCAGCCCATATACAAAAAAGGTGATTTTATCTAAAAGCAGCCATTGGCTACCGCATAATTCCAGAAAGTTATGGCATATTGCAACTTATGAACACCAGCTGTTAAAACCAGCCATTACTCTACCGTTATGACATTGAAACAACAAACCTGTTTTCTGCTGCTTTTTTCTATCATGGCCATCACATGCGCCTATGCACAGGAACAATCTGTAGAAGGCGTTGTTCTCGATTCTGTAACCCACACGCCTATAGCCCATGTAAGTGTTTTTGACGCTGGTAAAAAACAGGGCACGCGTACCAATGCCCGGGGAGAGTTTGAGCTTTTACTAAAAGCACCCTGCGACTCGCTGGTATTTTTTACATCAGGGTATCAACGATTGTTAAAAGCAATTACTTCTCGCACGCACCAGAAAATGACGGTACTACTTCCCCGCCAATATGAACAGCTGGAAGGCGTTACTGTAGGCTCCAACAAACACCGGCATTATTCTAATAAAAACAACCCTGCTGTAGACTTTATCCGGCAGGTGATTGCTCATAAACAGGAAAATGACATGGGGGCATTCCGCAATGCCCGTTTTAACAGCTATGAAAAGCTATGCCTGTACCTGGATGGATTTCCTCACTGGATTGCTGACAGCAAACTGCTGAAGCGTTATCACTTCCTGTTTGAGAATAAAGACACTACCAAATATCCCGGTAAGGAACTAACGCCTGTGTATATACAGGAAAAACTATTCCATAACTATTACAGCACCGACCCGGACAGGAAGAATAGCTTATTGGCGGGACAGAAAAAAGTAGACTATGGCGAGTTTATTGATACCAAAGGGGTAAGCACTATTTTAGGCCGTTTGTATGAAGACATCAATATTTACGACAATGCCATCGTCGCTTTTACCAGGCAATTTATGAGCCCCATAGCCGACGGCGGCCCTGCCTACTACCAATATTACATTGTAGACACGGTGAAGGAAAACAATGTGCGGCTACTAAAGCTATATGTTACTCCGCGCAACACCAACGCGCTATTGTTCACCGGTAATTTGTTTATTACCCTGGATGGGCATTACACGGTGTATAAATGGAACATGCACACGAATAAACACATGAACCTGGGCCTGGTACGGGGCTTTACCGTTACCCAGGACTTTAGCCAGGACAGCGCCAGCCATAAATACTACCTGAGCCATTCGGATGTGGTAACGGATTTTGGGCTTACCAAAAAGGGCAGCGGACTTTTTGGCGAACGCGTGGTTACAGTAAGCGATTTTAATACCACCTACCGGCCAGCCGATAGTTTGTTTCGTAAAGACTGGCGCATGGAATATGATACGGGTTACGACCGGCCCGATTCTTTTTTTACCGCCTACCGTGAAAAGGTGATGACCGCCAGCGAAAGGCAGGCTTATGCCAATATTGACAGCCTGAACAAAATGAAATCGTACCAGTTTGCCACCAAACTGGTGAACATGGGCGCCACAGGCTATTTTTCTTTTAACAAGGTGGATGTAGGCCCTCTGTATACCTTTTTGAGTTATAACTCGGTAGAAGGCGTAAAAGGCCGTTTTGGCGCACGCACCAACAGTCATTTCAGCAAACGTTATTACCTGGATGGCTACCTGGCCTATGGTACTAAAGACCGGCAATGGAAACAGTTTGGCAGCATAGCCTGGTCGCTCAACCACCGTTCGGTATACCAATATCCTATGCACTACGTAAAATTCAGCTACCGGCACGATACCAATATACCCGGCATGGACGATGAATATGTGGAAAGCAATATACTGATGGCTATTAAAACAGGTACCAATAACAAATACCTGTATAACTACATATACCGGCTGGACTACCTGCACGAGTTTGGCAATCATATCGCCATTCGCCTGGGCTTTAAAAACAGGCAGCAGCTGCCTGCCGGCGGCTTATACTTCCTGCCACAGGCTACCTCCGGCAAAGACACTACCTCATCGATTACCACCAGTGAAATATCTGCCCAGATACGGTGGGCGCCCCATGAGCAATTTTATCAAACTCAAACAGACCGGTATCGCATTTCCAACAAATACCCGGTAATGACCCTTACCCTCACACATGGCATCAGGCAATTATTCAAGGGACAATACAATTATAACAGGATAGATGCCACTATTAAAAAGCGTTTTTACGTGGTGCCTTTGGGTTACACAGATGTGAAAGCAACCGGAGGATGGGTAACCGGCCGCCTGCCCTGGCCCTTACTGGCCATTCACGAAGGCAACCAATCTGCAGGCTACAACGGCACCGGGTATAACATGATGAACTACCTGGAGTTTGTGAGCGACCATTATGCTGGTATTAATATTGACCATTCTTTTAAAGGCTTTTTCTTTGACAGAATACCCCTGCTAAAAAAACTGAAATGGCGGGAAGGCGTGTCGTGCAGGATATTATGGGGAGGTTTGCGTAATGAAAACAAACCTGTAACCGGCAATGCTGTATTCAGTTTTCCCGCTAACAATAACGTGCCTACTATGTTTTCCTTGAACAACGGCCCTTATATAGAAGCAGGAGCCGGTATTTCCCGCATTTTTAAGGTACTGCGGGTAGATGTATTGAAGCGGTTTACCTACCTTAATAACCCCGGTGTATCGCCCTGGACTATACGTTGGGGGTTGGGATTAGAGTTGTAGATAGCACTATTTGTAGTTACATTTGCTAACACATTAACCTAAATATGAATAAAAGATTAGCCTATTGTGCGCTTCTTTTATGGAGCGCCACAGCCTGTGTTAAAAATGACAACACTACACCCAGCTCCACTGATCCCGTTATTGTAACCATGCATGTAGCCGGCGTAACATCCAACTATACTACCGGAAATTATCTGTCAGGAGCCAGCTATTTCCAGATCTCTTACAACACGGTGGTGGATGGCAATATTACCGTTTCGGCGTTGTTACACCGCTCTGCGGCATCCGACACTACCGTAAGTCTAGTGATTCCTGCAGGATATAAAAATATCATCCGCCAGGACTCAACCGGTACGGTGAATTATTACGAGAAAAGCCTGGGGTATATTGGACTGGTTACCGGCACCACTGCCGTTTCTATTCAATGTGATAACAGCCGCTACAAGTTTGAAACGGATGCAGATACCAGTACTACCAATAACTTTACGTCATCTGCCTATTTCCTGGTAAACACAGACACCATAAGCTTTAGCGTACAAAGCTACCTGACTTCCTTCGTTTACAACAACCTGAAAGTATATAGCCTGAATATGCAGGAGCTTATTACCAGCTTACGATTTATTTCCGATTCGTTACAGGCAGCATTGTATCAGGGCCAACAGATAAGGTTGCCTTACATGCGTTTTAGCTATAATGGCATAGACCACGGTACAGATGTGTTGAATAATGATATAGCCCCTGGTTCCGGCTCTACCGTAGTGCTAAACGTTACACGGGTGGGAAGCAATAATTTTGATGCTACATTCTCCGGCAAGGTTTGGTCGGCAAAGGAACTGGACACACTGGTTATCCGGCAAGGGAAGTTAACGAATATAAAATTGCCTTAACGCATTGAGTCCTTTACACTAGTGAAGGTGTAACCATCGTAACGGTTTAACAACAACAGGCGCTGTATATGCAGCGCCTGTTTGCAGTTATATCTTCCATCAGGAAGCCCTCACGAACATAGGATCGGCTACCTGCAACTGGTTTATTTTATCCATGCATTTGGTATTTTGCGAGATACAATGTTGTTGTCACTTTAGTTAAAAGAAGCCCGGAATTCCTGCGGGGATTGGCTGGTTTTGCTTTTGAAAAGTTTGCTGAACGATTGGGAATGCTCGAAGCCCAGTTCGTAGGCTATTTCCCCCACGGACAACTCCGTTGTAGATAATTTCTCCTTGGCTTTCGCTATCAGCTTTTCGTGAATATGCTGTTGCGTGGTTTGCCCGGTAAGTTGTTTCAGCAAACTGCCCAGGTATTTGGCGGATATATGCAGTTGCGCTGCTATGTATTGAACAGAAGGCAACCCCCTCGATAGTAGCTCTTCGTTGTTAAAATAATCCGTTAGCAGCTCTTCCAAACGGTTTACTATTTTGCTGTTGGTGATTTTACGGGTAATGAACTGGCGTTCGTAAAACCGTTTTGCGTAGGTAAACAACAGTTCCAGCTGTGCAATAATCACCTCCTGGCTGAATTTATCCATGTTGGAATGGTACTCGTTTTTAATGTTGGCTAAAATGCCGTTAATGATAGCCTCTTCTTTGTCTGATAGAAACAGTGCTTCATTTGAAGCATAACCAAAATACTCGTACTGCCTTATCTTTTTAGCCAGCGGCGTGTTCCATAAAAAGTCCGGGTGAATAAACAGCATCCACCCTTCCAGTTGCTCCGGCACACCCCCCTCTTCTCCACGCAGTATCTGTCCGGGTTGCATAAAACCCATCAATCCCTCGTCAAAATCGTATTTCTGTTGTCCATACACAAGCCTGTCGCACCCTCTTTTCAGCGATACCACATAAAAGTCAAAGGTGATGGCGCTGATACCCGACTCGTCTTTCAACCCTTTTAAATCAATCACGCCAATCAGCGGATGTTGTGGCCTGGGCAGGCCTAACAACCGGTGCACCTCCGTTATCGTTTTTATCCTGTATGGTTTTGCATGGGCCATGTTACTAAGGTAGTTAAAATTTAAAGGGGTACTTTAGCCAGATCATCAGCAAGGGCAGGCACAAAAAAGGAATTTCAATCAGTGCCGTTTTTACATTCCCTGCCCGCAGGCTAAAGGCCATGATCAGCAGAATAACCACTGCATTGAGCACATTACCCACAAAAAATGTTTGCGGAAAAAGCAATAACAAACCAATGGCAATAGACAGCGCTCCTACCACGGGTACTAAACTTTTGGTAATGCCCAGGTCAGCCATCATTTTAGCCTGCTGCGGACTGGGTGGCTGAAAGGCATCCCAGCCATGTTTCAGGCTCAGGAGTGCCGATACCAGCAACAGTACAATACTTACTATTTTCATCTATGGTAATTTTAGTGATTGAATGCGGGAGCATACATTTCTTTAGCACCCATTTTACTTACAAAGGAAAGCATCGCAGCGGGAAAAAGCCTGATCACAAACCGGAGTACCTTAAAAATGCCGGGATAAATTTCATATTGATCCTTTTTTAAACCATTTATGGCTGCTTCAATAATCTTATCTGCCGGCATCAGCATTTTAGGATTAAAGCCATCCACTTCCAGGAATTTATCGTTTAAAGGTGTAGGTGAACCAGGCGCCACCAGTTCAAACACTTTTACTGTGGAGTGTTTTAATTGTACCCGCAATGCCTGCGTAAAGGAACGAAGCCCTGCCTTGCTGGCGCTATACACCGGTGTTAGCGGCATAGGCATGAGTGCAATACCGGAGGTAACGTTAAGAATGGCCGCATTCTTTTGCTTTTTCAAATGCGGCAGAAATTGTTCTGTCATGCGAACAGGCCCCATCAGGTTTATCTCTATTTCCCGCGTGAGGTCTTTTTCTTCTCCCTCCTGCTGCATAATCAGCTTGCGCATTTCGCCGGCATTGTTGATAAGCATGTTCAACGCGGGAAACTGGCGGGTTACCTGATCGTGTAAACGAACAATATCCTCCGGCTTTCTTACATCACTTTGTATAATGTGTACGGCAGGTAGTTTCTGCTGGGTTTCCCGCAGTTTATCCGCATTGCGGCCGGTAATAATAACGGTATTGCCGAGTGCAAGTAAGCGGGAAGCAAACTCGTAGCCAAAACCGCTGGTGCCGCCGGTAATGAGGATGGTGTTATTTTGTAAATGCATGTTGTTTGATGTTTGATAACACAAAAATCAGCAGCAGACACTGGATGAATGTAGGCAAAAGGCAGAACGTTGTAGTGAAAAGGGAGTATTCTCTTATCGGCTACTCAGGCAAACCACAGCTGATCCAGACCTGTATTTATGGTACAAAAATGCCCGCTTTGACTCAATCGCCCTCTTATTTGTCGCATATTCCCCTCACTACAGCTAAAACCATCCGGTATTTTTGATCCCTACTCCTAACAATCAAACTATACTATGAGAACAGTAACATTTGGAATGAATATCAGCCTGGATGGCTGTTGCGATCACACCGTTTTTAATCCCAGTGAAAGTCTGATGGATTATTTCACCGACATGATGAACGACGTAGACCTTACCTTTTACGGCCGTATCATGTATCAGTTGATGTTTCCCTATTGGTCTGATGTGGCGAAAAACAAATCCGGTTCACCAGATGAGATCCGATTTGCCGAAAAATTGACTTCCCTCAAAAAAGTGGTGGTTTCCCGCACATTAGAAAATGCAGAAGAGAATACGCAAATCATTCGCAGCAACCCCGTAGCAGCACTAAAGGAACTAAAGCAGCAACCTGGCAAAAAGATTTCGGTAGATAGCGTAAGCATGCTGCCGGAACTGTTAACAGCAGGACTTATTGATGAATTCAACTTAGTCATTCATCCGGTGATGGCAGGGCGCGGAAGACGTTTATTGGATAGCGGAAGCCTGCTGGAAACACTTTCTTTGCAGCTGACCGATACCATTGTTTTTAAATCGGGCTGTGTGGCGCATCATTACCGCAAACAGTGATAAAGCCTGTTTTTTTGACTTCTTAAAAATAAAGTACATTAGTGCGTTTAAACGCTATCCTATGGATAATATAAAAAGGATGGTCAGGGTGAATATAGCCTACTATATTATTCTTTCTGTTTTCCTGGTGTTGTATGTATTAAATCCTGCTCACTTTATGGAACGCCATTTTGTAATGGTAGTGGCTGTTGGCGTTGCATTGATTTTATGGGGGGTGTATCTTTTTAAAATAGTGGTGAGTGATTTTCCTTTATTAATGCGATTGGGGCTGTTTTGTTTGATGCCTTTTTTAGGAGGGATATTGTTTGTATGTTTTTTGGTAAAGAGATGGTGACCACAGCGCACCGGCTCTGCCCCATTATTATTAATATTAAAATAATAAACAGCAGGCAGCCACTTCTCTACCTTTGTGCCAACAGGCTTACAGTAATTTGATATGAGTCAGCACCTTACTGAAAACTCGGCATATGCTTTATTGCTTCAGGGAAACGCTGAAGCATTTGACTTTTTTTACCACAGGCACCACCAGGCCATTTTTGCCAATATTTATAAAATTATCCAGGACAGGGCTTTTGCGCAGGACATTTTACATGACGTATTCCTGGCTTTCTGGGAAAAGAGAAACTCCCTGCAATCCCCCGAATCTGTTATAGGCTGGTTATATGTAGTGAGTCACAACAAGTCCATCTCCTTTCTCAAACAAAAACTGAAGTCCTCCACCGTTTTACTGGAAAACCCCGGTGTGATAGAGCAAATTGAAGCCAGCCCCGAAATCAATGAAGCCTTTTACCAGAAACAATTGCAGATTTTAGAAGACGCTGTTAATCATTTACCCAAACGCAAAAAAGAAGTATTCAGCCTGTGCCGCTTTGAAGGCCGGTCATTTGAATATGTAGCCAATGTACTGGGCATTTCAGAAGAGTCTGCCAGGGACTATCTCAAACAGTCTACCCGTATGATCCGGCAATATATACAGGAAAATTATCCTGCTGAGCTATCTGTGATGGCAGGCATCATTGTATTATCCTGCCAATAACCCCCTTTTTTGTTAACAATTCGGTAATACCAGTTTTCATCCCCTTTTTACGTAGTCTTAGTCTTTACTACAACAATGAAAGACTATAATACACTTGTAAAGAAGTTTTGGGCCGGTGATGTTACCGAAACAGAAAAACTCCGCCTATACAAAATGGTGATGCAGCAGGAAGAGAACGCCCGTGTATCTTCTGATGCAACTGACCACAAGGCGGAAGAGGAAGTGGCCCCACTGACTTTGGAAGAGTCGCAACATATACTGGAAGCACTTCACCGCAACATTCAACCGGTGGATATATATAAGAAGAGCACTTCCCGTACGAAAGTATGGAAGCTACTGGGCACAATAACAGCGGCAGCGGCAGTCATCCTACTGGTAATATGGGCCAACAGGCAAACCTGGCAACATGCTGCCACAAAGCCTGCACAACAAGGTATTACAGCCGCTGTTAAAACCATTTCCAACCCGCATCAGCAGGTAATGACTGTTCGCCTGGACGACAGCTCGCAGGTGAATATATACCCCGGCGGCAGCATCAGCTACCCGGTGGCTTTCCTTACGGGGCAACAGCGGGTGGTGCAGCTGACCGGTAAAGCCAATTTTAAAGTGCAGCACAATGCCCGCAAACCTTTCCAGGTAATTGCGATGCAGATAAAAACAACAGATATAGGAACAGAGTTTTGTATTGATGCACAACAATCGTCACTCGTAAAAATTCACCTGAAAGAAGGCAGTGTAAAAGTAGAATCACTGCAAAACAGCCATCTGAGCGTCAACAAATTGCTGGAGCATCCCGGGGAAGAATTAAGCATCAACTTCGGCACCCGCGAAGTGAAGCTGGCATCACCGGTAGCCACTGCTGCAGCCAGCGCAACTGCAGCAATGGCGTCCACACATGCCACACCCGCTAAAACAAAGCTGAGCTTTCACAAAACCCCGTTATCCGAAGTGTTTACCAGGTTAGCGCATCGCGAACAGGTAAAGATCAGGTTTAACAAGGCGGTAGTAAATGGGCTCACTTTTACCGGGAACATAGAACCAGGCGATTCCCTGGAAAATACACTGGACATCCTATGTAGCCTGAATGGTTTATCATTTATTAAAACAGAACAGGGTATAGAGATTACCGGTAGTAAATAAATCTATTATCTATTTAATTCATGTACAGGAACGCTCTCAGGAGCGTGCGGGCTACTTATTGCCCAAACATTACCAAAATGGAAAAAAAAGCAACCATGCAGATAAAAACAATAAGGCTGCTAGTAACGGCCCTGCTCTTAACTGGTATAGCACAAGCCCAAACAGGCGCCAGGGTTAAAGGCAAAGTGTTGGACGAGAATGGCGCTGGCCTGGCCGGGGCTACCGTCAACGTTACCAACAATGCCAACAACAAAACGGTGAACACTGTTACGGACAACAAAGGCAACTTTACACTGGAAGATCTTGACAAAACCTTCCTTTACCATTTCTACTTTACCGCTACCGGTTATAAGCCAGATACGGTAAAAAACTTTAAAGTAAGTGCAGGCGACAACAACTCCTTACTCATTCGCATGCACGCTGCCGTGAATGCGTTGAATGAAGTGGTAGTAGTAGGTTACGGCACACAATCAAGGTCGCGCGTTACAGGTGCCATTACCTCTTTGAAGTCAGAAGAACTGAATAAGTATGCATCTGGTAGTTTTGGTCAGCAACTGGCAGGCAGGGCCGCCGGTATCCAGATCAATGATGCCTCTGCCCTTCCCGGTACCGATCCGCAAATCGTTATCAGGGGCATCAGCACCCTTACGGCGGGCACCTTTCCGCTGATAGTGGTAGACGGTTTTCCTTTATCGGAAGGCAGTTCGCTGAACGCTATTAATGCGCAGGACATTGAAACCATAGACATCCTCAAAGATCCTTCTTCCGCTGCTATCTATGGTTCCAGGGCCGCCAACGGTGTTATCCTCATTACCACTAAAAGCGGGAAAGGAGACAAAACAAAGCTCAGCTTTGATGCATATACCGGGTTTCAGGAACGGTCAGACAAAGTGAAACTGATGGATGGTTACCAGTATGCCCAGTATTCTACAGAAGCCCGTAACTGGGGATATATGTCTAAAGATCAGGCACACCGCACGTTGAACGATGACGTAGCTACGCGAAAAGCCAATGGCGCTACTGCCAGGGATTATGTGCTGAATTATGTAGGCCCGTGGCTGGGCAAGCAATCGGGACTTACCAATACCAACTGGCTGGATGCTATTTTCAAAACAGCCCCTGTTAACAACTATAACCTCAGTCTTTCGGGCAACAACAGCAAAACCAGTTACTATATCTCCGGCAACTATTTTAACCAGCAGGGTATTATTCTCAATACCGGCCTGGAAAGGTTCAGCGGTGTTGTGAAAGTGAATTCGCAACCTACCGACTGGCTAAAAGTGGGCATTAGTGTAAACCCTTCCTATAATATCCAGAAGTTCTATAAAAACGATGCTTCCCGGAACTCTGATCCATTAGCAGCTACGCTGATCATGTATCCTTTCTTCCCGGTGTATAATGCCGATGGTAGCCTGGCTATCAGCCAGCAGATCAAAGCCAACACACCGGAAGATGGCGCTTTGGGAGAAAACCCGGTAGCCATTATGAAGATGACTACCTATAACAGAAACTTCTTTCGCAACTTTGGTAACGCCTTCCTGGAGTTTAAGCTGGCAAAAGGTCTCCGGTTCAAAACCATGCTGGGTGGCGATTACACGGGCACTAACATCAACTATTACACGCCCTCTAACGTAGGCGCTTACCGTACTGCTGCACCTAAACCGGCAGCAGCTTCTGCCACCAATGCAGCGGTATGGAACTATATCACCGAAAACACGCTAACCTATTCCAAAACTTTTGGCAAGCACGATATCAACCTGCTGGCAGGTTATTCTTTTCAAAAAGAAAACGGGGATAGCACAGTAGTGAACGGCACGAATATTCCGGATGACAACCTGCAGAACATATCAGGCGCTACCAGCTTCTCCGCCACTAAATCGGCCTATACCTGGAGTCAGTTGTCTTACCTGTCCCGCTTGCAATATGCTTTTGCAGACCGCTACCTGTTTACTGCCGCTATTCGCCGCGATGGATCTTCCCGCTTTGGGCAAAACAGCAAATACGGTTATTTCCCCTCCTTAACAGCAGGCTGGATCATTAGCAAAGAGTATTTTATGCAGGGCCTTAGCTGGTTAAACCTGTTGAAGTTACGGGCTACCTGGGGCAAAGCAGGCAATAACCAGATAGGCGCTTATGGCTCACAGGCGTTGGTAACACAGGAAAACTATGTATACGGCAATACCCTGGCACCCGGCTACGCAGCTACCACTGCCCCTAATGCCAACCTTTCGTGGGAAACCAAAACCGCTTTCAACGTAGGCTTTGATGCCAGTATTTACAAGCGTTTCAGTGTTACCCTCAACTATTACCACACTACCACCTCTAACCTGTTGCTGAACGTGCCCGTACCCGCTCAATCGGGCTACGTAACGTCCTTACAGAATATTGGCAAGGTAAAAAACAGCGGGTTAGAACTGGAGTTCTCCGGCAATGATATCCAGCTGGGGCCTGTTAAATGGTCGTACAGCGCCAACGTAACCTCTAATAAAAACCAGGTGCTGGCCCTGGCGCAGGGACAACAGCAAATTTATACCGGTAAAAACAGCGCTTTCCTTACAAAAGTAGGTGGCTCTATTGCCGAGATGTATGGCTATGATGTGACAGGGGTTTATAAATCACAGGCAGACATCGACAATACACCGCACATTGCCGGTACTGTGGTGGGCGACTATATCATGCGTGATCTGACTAACGATGGTAAAATAACCACAGCAGACAGAAGAGGATTTGGTTCTTATTCTCCCAAACTGGTGTACGGGTTTTCCAGCGATTTCAGTTATAAAAACTTTGACTTTTCCTTTAGTATCACGGGCCTTACCGGAAGAAAGATCTATGATAACAGTCTCTGGCTGATGGAATCAGGTGAATCATTTGGTGTGGGCAACCAATACTATTTCCAGAACAGATGGGACCCGAACGATAATCCTAATGGATTCCTGGCAAGGCCTACCACCAACCTTTCTGCCAACAGGTTAAACGCACAGGCCAGCAACCAGTTCTTTTACGATGCCCATTATTTACGCGTGCGGATGATACAGCTGGGCTATAACTTACCTGCCAGGCTATTGCTCAAAAACAGGATAACAGAATGCCGGGTATACGTATCTGCCAACAACCCATTCCTGTTTACCCCCTACAGGGGCTTTAATCCGGATGCCACCAGCTCTAACGTGTTAACCTCCGGTGCAGCAGATTCCAACTACCCGGTAGCCAGGTCTTTCCAGGTAGGCATGCACCTGGTTCTTTAATCACTGATAGCACAGCATATCTAACATAAAAATTAGTAAGGAATGAAAATGATACAATATATGTTACCAGCCTTCACTGCCTGCATTCTGGCAGGGGCTTGTACTAAACAACTGGACCAGTTACCTACCACATCCAAAGTAGGCAACCAGTTCTTTACCACCCAGAATGAGGCAGAAGAATACATCAGCTCTGTATATGGAACGCTGCAGCGGGTAGGCCTTTATGGCCAGTACCTGCCCGTTCTGGCGGAGATATCTTCTGATAATACCTGGGACCAGGTTCCGGCCAATGACAACGGCTATGCCGGGCAATTAGACCTGTTCACTACCATTCCTTCCAATGGCATTCTCTCCCTCAACTGGAGCGATTCGTATGTGGCCATACAAAGAGCCAATGTGGTGCTGAACAGGATTGATGCAGTCAGTTATCAAACCGACTCTGTTAAAACAGCCCGTAAAGGCGCGATGAAATTTGTTCGTGCGTTGATTTATTTTAATCTGGTACGTACCTATGGCGATGTGCCCCTGGTAACAAAAGAAACCACTAACACCAATGACTACTTTGGACAAGGCAGAACAAACAAGGATACCATCTATACGCAAATTGTCAAAGATTTAAAAGACGCTATCACTGCATTGCCCGCTGTGGCTGATCAAAAAGGTGGTATTGTAAAAACTGCTGCGCAAGCCCTGCTGGGCAAAGTGTATCTTACATTAGCACAATACCCCGAGGCTATCGCTATACTGAATACAGTAGTGAACTCAGGTGTACACAGCCTGTTAAGCACACCGGGAAGTATATTCTCTTTATCCAATGAACTCAATGCTGAAATCATTTTCGCAGTGCAGTTTGCTGCCGGCGTCAATGGCAATACCGAAGGTAGCCCGCTGCAACAGCAGTCAAGTCCATCCGGTTTTATAAGTGGCGCTAAAGGACACAACCTGCCTACCCGTTACCTGTACAATATGTATAGCAATGCCGACCTGCGAAAAGGCACTTACCTGGATACCACTAAACAAGGTGTACCCTACTGTAAAAAATATACTGCTAATGCCAGCAATCCCACCGATGGTGGTAGTGACTTTGTAGTATTGCGTTATGCAGATGTACTGCTGATGCTGG encodes the following:
- a CDS encoding DUF5686 family protein; protein product: MTLKQQTCFLLLFSIMAITCAYAQEQSVEGVVLDSVTHTPIAHVSVFDAGKKQGTRTNARGEFELLLKAPCDSLVFFTSGYQRLLKAITSRTHQKMTVLLPRQYEQLEGVTVGSNKHRHYSNKNNPAVDFIRQVIAHKQENDMGAFRNARFNSYEKLCLYLDGFPHWIADSKLLKRYHFLFENKDTTKYPGKELTPVYIQEKLFHNYYSTDPDRKNSLLAGQKKVDYGEFIDTKGVSTILGRLYEDINIYDNAIVAFTRQFMSPIADGGPAYYQYYIVDTVKENNVRLLKLYVTPRNTNALLFTGNLFITLDGHYTVYKWNMHTNKHMNLGLVRGFTVTQDFSQDSASHKYYLSHSDVVTDFGLTKKGSGLFGERVVTVSDFNTTYRPADSLFRKDWRMEYDTGYDRPDSFFTAYREKVMTASERQAYANIDSLNKMKSYQFATKLVNMGATGYFSFNKVDVGPLYTFLSYNSVEGVKGRFGARTNSHFSKRYYLDGYLAYGTKDRQWKQFGSIAWSLNHRSVYQYPMHYVKFSYRHDTNIPGMDDEYVESNILMAIKTGTNNKYLYNYIYRLDYLHEFGNHIAIRLGFKNRQQLPAGGLYFLPQATSGKDTTSSITTSEISAQIRWAPHEQFYQTQTDRYRISNKYPVMTLTLTHGIRQLFKGQYNYNRIDATIKKRFYVVPLGYTDVKATGGWVTGRLPWPLLAIHEGNQSAGYNGTGYNMMNYLEFVSDHYAGINIDHSFKGFFFDRIPLLKKLKWREGVSCRILWGGLRNENKPVTGNAVFSFPANNNVPTMFSLNNGPYIEAGAGISRIFKVLRVDVLKRFTYLNNPGVSPWTIRWGLGLEL
- a CDS encoding helix-turn-helix domain-containing protein; this encodes MAHAKPYRIKTITEVHRLLGLPRPQHPLIGVIDLKGLKDESGISAITFDFYVVSLKRGCDRLVYGQQKYDFDEGLMGFMQPGQILRGEEGGVPEQLEGWMLFIHPDFLWNTPLAKKIRQYEYFGYASNEALFLSDKEEAIINGILANIKNEYHSNMDKFSQEVIIAQLELLFTYAKRFYERQFITRKITNSKIVNRLEELLTDYFNNEELLSRGLPSVQYIAAQLHISAKYLGSLLKQLTGQTTQQHIHEKLIAKAKEKLSTTELSVGEIAYELGFEHSQSFSKLFKSKTSQSPQEFRASFN
- a CDS encoding SDR family oxidoreductase; translated protein: MHLQNNTILITGGTSGFGYEFASRLLALGNTVIITGRNADKLRETQQKLPAVHIIQSDVRKPEDIVRLHDQVTRQFPALNMLINNAGEMRKLIMQQEGEEKDLTREIEINLMGPVRMTEQFLPHLKKQKNAAILNVTSGIALMPMPLTPVYSASKAGLRSFTQALRVQLKHSTVKVFELVAPGSPTPLNDKFLEVDGFNPKMLMPADKIIEAAINGLKKDQYEIYPGIFKVLRFVIRLFPAAMLSFVSKMGAKEMYAPAFNH
- a CDS encoding dihydrofolate reductase family protein, which codes for MRTVTFGMNISLDGCCDHTVFNPSESLMDYFTDMMNDVDLTFYGRIMYQLMFPYWSDVAKNKSGSPDEIRFAEKLTSLKKVVVSRTLENAEENTQIIRSNPVAALKELKQQPGKKISVDSVSMLPELLTAGLIDEFNLVIHPVMAGRGRRLLDSGSLLETLSLQLTDTIVFKSGCVAHHYRKQ
- a CDS encoding RNA polymerase sigma factor, with the protein product MSQHLTENSAYALLLQGNAEAFDFFYHRHHQAIFANIYKIIQDRAFAQDILHDVFLAFWEKRNSLQSPESVIGWLYVVSHNKSISFLKQKLKSSTVLLENPGVIEQIEASPEINEAFYQKQLQILEDAVNHLPKRKKEVFSLCRFEGRSFEYVANVLGISEESARDYLKQSTRMIRQYIQENYPAELSVMAGIIVLSCQ
- a CDS encoding FecR family protein, with amino-acid sequence MKDYNTLVKKFWAGDVTETEKLRLYKMVMQQEENARVSSDATDHKAEEEVAPLTLEESQHILEALHRNIQPVDIYKKSTSRTKVWKLLGTITAAAAVILLVIWANRQTWQHAATKPAQQGITAAVKTISNPHQQVMTVRLDDSSQVNIYPGGSISYPVAFLTGQQRVVQLTGKANFKVQHNARKPFQVIAMQIKTTDIGTEFCIDAQQSSLVKIHLKEGSVKVESLQNSHLSVNKLLEHPGEELSINFGTREVKLASPVATAAASATAAMASTHATPAKTKLSFHKTPLSEVFTRLAHREQVKIRFNKAVVNGLTFTGNIEPGDSLENTLDILCSLNGLSFIKTEQGIEITGSK